aaaaatacttTATCCTGCTCGAGACTTAATTTGTGTACAATGGTAATGCCTAATGAAGAAGAGCAAGTGCATATATccaataattgattaaattatgccgataaaaaaaaaaataagtatcatATGCTAAAATGATATAAATCGTCACTAtataaacaattgaaaaaaattaaagaaaaaaaaaagttaaagagctataatttttagattttgattcgAAACATATACTTGAAAACTAGTTGATTTATCCTAttatttctcttaattttttcaattgaatgaaAGAACATATATGAATCCCTAATAGTGAAGAAGCAATCTGCTAGAAAAATCCAATTCAAACCAAATCCACAATGAACGAAACATAATTAGAGGTATTAATTCGTTTCCAAAATTGGGAATTTTAAGCAATCTGAAGTATTTCTTTCTAGCATGCCATCATCTAACAGGGATCGAAGCTGATATCATTTTCAAAGATTAATTACCTGTTCGGGAGCTCTTACTGCCAAGCTCCTGCTTTTACTTAGTAAAGTAAAGTTATCCCAGAAGATGTGCCCATGGAGATGTTTGTACTTTTTTCCACCATAACAATCACAACAAAGATCATAGGTGCTACTAGCTGACTCATGATCACGACAGAAACATTGAAAGCAGCTGAAGTATACGTCTGCCAAGAACTTATCACAACAGTTGCAAAATAGAGCTCTTCCACTCTGCAAGATGTAGTACAAGACCTTTGTTTCCTCAAAATTCAATCTTCCATCGCCGTCCTTGTCCAGCTCTGTAAACAAGCTTCGATGAGTAAGAACCGTGTTGTTCTCTTTCTTGAGATACTCCTCGTATTcatctttgtcaattttcccGTCACTGTTTTTGTCCATTCGATCGAAAATAGTTCTGGCATCATTCTTCTTTTCCTCGGGCAGATGTTCAAAATAAGCTACAGCAGCCTCGCGAATCCCCTCCATATCTCTTTATGCGTGTAATGTTTAAGAGGAGGAAAATTTAAGAGGATAATGGAAGAGGTAGGTTAGATCTGCAACTTCTAAACTCCGAAGGGACTCTACGAGGAACGGGCTAAACtctaatatcaaatttatttgacTTAATTGTTTGGgtgcaataaaaattattttttaaaatatatattaaaataatattttttaaaattatttttaatattaatatataaaaataatttaaaaatattaaataaaattaatttttttttaaaaaaaacacggttatacacaataccaaataaaattttaaaccatgTATTCATGAGACCGTGTCCAAGAATCCTGTCTCTAGTCACTTGGTGCATAGTTGAAAGATCTGACCTTTATTCATATCCACGAAATACAGATGTCAAGTTAATCTACGGATTATTGGGTTAATTCTCATATTACCAAGTaaacttgtgtgtgtgtgtatatttatgttttataattttctattttattaatttctagaCTTGGCTAAATTCATTAAGTAATGAACTAATATTTTGATTCATCCAAATTTAACTAAGTCAatacattttttagttccaatttaatgaggtcgctagatgggatctcatgtagttttggttaaagggaatcgccagatgagatttcaggttgaccgagctacacacatttttctagttttg
This genomic interval from Populus nigra chromosome 11, ddPopNigr1.1, whole genome shotgun sequence contains the following:
- the LOC133668333 gene encoding uncharacterized protein LOC133668333, encoding MEGIREAAVAYFEHLPEEKKNDARTIFDRMDKNSDGKIDKDEYEEYLKKENNTVLTHRSLFTELDKDGDGRLNFEETKVLYYILQSGRALFCNCCDKFLADVYFSCFQCFCRDHESASSTYDLCCDCYGGKKYKHLHGHIFWDNFTLLSKSRSLAVRAPEQKRTEVLENIEKIVQVAGLVVGCAAIAASWGCSIM